The Salvelinus namaycush isolate Seneca chromosome 16, SaNama_1.0, whole genome shotgun sequence genome has a segment encoding these proteins:
- the LOC120061299 gene encoding glycerol-3-phosphate dehydrogenase [NAD(+)], cytoplasmic-like isoform X1 has translation MATPKKVCIIGSGNWGSAIAKIVGSNAAQNSKFDNTVTMWVFEEMVDGRKLTDIINTDHENVKYLPGHKLPPNVLAVAELVDAAKEADILVFVIPHQFIGRVCDTMKGKIKSDALGMSLIKGVDEGPDGLKLISDVIQEKLGITMSVLMGANIANEVADEKFCETTIGCKNTEHGALLKELMQTSNFRVTVVEESDVVEICGALKNIVAVGAGFCDGLGFGDNTKAAVIRLGLMEMIAFARIFCTAGAVSSATFLESCGVADLITTCYGGRNRKVAEAFAKGGKSIEELEKEMLNGQKLQGPATASEVHVILKNKNLLDKFPLFNAVYQICYQGHPITEFIKCLQNHPEHM, from the exons GGGCTCTGCTATTGCTAAAATAGTGGGTTCCAATGCTGCGCAGAACTCCAAGTTTGACAACACCGTGACCATGTGGGTGTTTGAAGAGATGGTGGATGGTCGCAAGCTGACAGACATCATTAACACCGACCATGAGAATGTCAAGTACCTCCCTGGACACAAGCTACCCCCCAATGTG tTGGCTGTTGCTGAGTTGGTGGACGCTGCCAAGGAAGCAGATATCCTAGTGTTTGTGATCCCCCACCAGTTCATCGGCAGAGTGTGTGACACCATGAAGGGGAAGATAAAGAGCGATGCACTAGGAATGTCACTCATCAAG GGTGTGGATGAAGGTCCTGATGGTCTGAAGCTCATCTCTGATGTGATCCAGGAGAAGCTGGGCATCACCATGAGTGTGCTGATGGGGGCCAACATTGCCAACGAGGTCGCCGATGAGAAGTTCTGTGAGACCACTATCG gATGTAAGAATACAGAACATGGGGCTTTGCTGAAGGAACTCATGCAGACCAGTAACTTCCGGGTCACGGTAGTGGAGGAGTCCGATGTGGTTGAAATCTGTGGAGCACTGAAG AACATTGTGGCGGTGGGGGCGGGCTTCTGTGACGGCCTGGGCTTCGGTGACAACACCAAGGCGGCGGTGATCCGGCTGGGCCTGATGGAGATGATTGCCTTCGCACGAATCTTCTGCACTGCTGGGGCCGTCTCCTCTGCCACCTTCCTGGAGAGCTGTGGCGTTGCTGACCTCATCACGACCTGCTACGGAGGCCGCAACCGCAAAGTGGCCGAAGCCTTCGCTAAAGGGGGGAAA TCAATTGAAGAGTTGGAGAAAGAGATGCTGAATGGACAGAAGCTCCAGGGACCAGCAACAGCATCTGAAGTCCATGTCATCCTAAAGAACAAAAATCTGCTTGACAA GTTCCCACTATTCAACGCTGTGTACCAGATCTGCTACCAGGGCCATCCAATCACAGAGTTCATCAAGTGTTTGCAGAACCACCCGGAGCACATGTAG
- the LOC120061299 gene encoding glycerol-3-phosphate dehydrogenase [NAD(+)], cytoplasmic-like isoform X2, giving the protein MATPKKVCIIGSGNWGSAIAKIVGSNAAQNSKFDNTVTMWVFEEMVDGRKLTDIINTDHENVKYLPGHKLPPNVLAVAELVDAAKEADILVFVIPHQFIGRVCDTMKGKIKSDALGMSLIKGVDEGPDGLKLISDVIQEKLGITMSVLMGANIANEVADEKFCETTIGCKNTEHGALLKELMQTSNFRVTVVEESDVVEICGALKNIVAVGAGFCDGLGFGDNTKAAVIRLGLMEMIAFARIFCTAGAVSSATFLESCGVADLITTCYGGRNRKVAEAFAKGGKVREGT; this is encoded by the exons GGGCTCTGCTATTGCTAAAATAGTGGGTTCCAATGCTGCGCAGAACTCCAAGTTTGACAACACCGTGACCATGTGGGTGTTTGAAGAGATGGTGGATGGTCGCAAGCTGACAGACATCATTAACACCGACCATGAGAATGTCAAGTACCTCCCTGGACACAAGCTACCCCCCAATGTG tTGGCTGTTGCTGAGTTGGTGGACGCTGCCAAGGAAGCAGATATCCTAGTGTTTGTGATCCCCCACCAGTTCATCGGCAGAGTGTGTGACACCATGAAGGGGAAGATAAAGAGCGATGCACTAGGAATGTCACTCATCAAG GGTGTGGATGAAGGTCCTGATGGTCTGAAGCTCATCTCTGATGTGATCCAGGAGAAGCTGGGCATCACCATGAGTGTGCTGATGGGGGCCAACATTGCCAACGAGGTCGCCGATGAGAAGTTCTGTGAGACCACTATCG gATGTAAGAATACAGAACATGGGGCTTTGCTGAAGGAACTCATGCAGACCAGTAACTTCCGGGTCACGGTAGTGGAGGAGTCCGATGTGGTTGAAATCTGTGGAGCACTGAAG AACATTGTGGCGGTGGGGGCGGGCTTCTGTGACGGCCTGGGCTTCGGTGACAACACCAAGGCGGCGGTGATCCGGCTGGGCCTGATGGAGATGATTGCCTTCGCACGAATCTTCTGCACTGCTGGGGCCGTCTCCTCTGCCACCTTCCTGGAGAGCTGTGGCGTTGCTGACCTCATCACGACCTGCTACGGAGGCCGCAACCGCAAAGTGGCCGAAGCCTTCGCTAAAGGGGGGAAAGTGAGAGAGGGGACTTGA
- the LOC120061298 gene encoding glucose-6-phosphate 1-dehydrogenase-like isoform X1, which produces MGSGSSAGKLSAIPLSRSEVFGELRKELHDDKEFHQSDAHIFIIMGASGDLAKKKIYPTLWWLFRDGLLPEQTHFVGFARSDLTVDAIKTASMPYMKVADSEAERLSVFFSRNSYVSGKYTEESAFSNLHTHLLSLPGGGKANRLFYLALPPSVYHDVTKNIKHHCMSTKGWSRVIVEKPFGRDLQSSEELSTHLSSLFTEDQIYRIDHYLGKEMVQNLMVLRFGNRIFGPIWNRDSIACVVLTFKEPFGTQGRGGYFDDFGIIRDVMQNHLLQMLSLVAMEKPASTSSDDVRDEKVKVLKCIAPITMSDVVLGQYVGDPEGEGDAKLGYLDDPTVPKGSTQATFTTAVLYVHNERWDGVPFILRCGKALNERKAEVRLQFTDVPGDIFGAQCRRNELVVRVQPNEAVYAKMMSKKPGVYFHPEETELDLTYKSRYKDVKLPDAYERLILDVFCGSQMHFVRSDELREAWRIFTPLLHQIESEKPPPTPYIYGSRGPTEADELSKRVGFHYEGTYKWVNPHRL; this is translated from the exons ATGGGAAGTGGATCGAGCGCTG GAAAATTGAGTGCCATTCCCCTATCTCGGTCCGAGGTGTTCGGAGAGCTGCGGAAGGAGCTGCATGATGACAAGGAGTTCCATCAGTCCGACGCTCACATTTTCATCATCATGGGAGCATCG GGGGATCTAGCCAAAAAGAAAATCTACCCAACTCTGTG GTGGTTGTTTAGAGATGGTCTCCTCCCTGAACAGACTCACTTTGTGGGCTTTGCCCGCTCTGACCTGACGGTGGATGCCATCAAAACTGCCTCCATGCCCTATATGAAG GTGGCAGACTCTGAGGCGGAGCGGTTGTCTGTGTTCTTCAGCCGTAACTCCTATGTCAGTGGGAAGTACACTGAGGAGAGTGCCTTCTCCAACCTCCACACCCACCTGTTGTCCCTGCCCGGGGGGGGCAAGGCCAACCGCCTCTTCTACCTCGCCCTGCCGCCCAGCGTCTACCACGATGTCACCAAGAACATCAAGCACCACTGCATGAGTACCAA gGGCTGGAGCAGAGTGATTGTGGAGAAGCCATTTGGTCGTGACCTGCAGAGCTCAGAGGAGCTGTCCACCCACCTCTCCTCCCTGTTCACTGAGGACCAGATCTACCGCATAGACCACTACCTGGGCAAGGAGATGGTGCAGAACCTCATGGTCCTCAG GTTTGGGAACCGGATATTTGGGCCCATCTGGAACAGGGACAGCATAGCTTGTGTGGTCCTCACCTTCAAAGAACCCTTCGGCACCCAGGGCCGGGGCGGCTACTTTGACGATTTTGGAATCATCCG GGATGTCATGCAGAACCACTTGCTCCAGATGCTCTCGCTGGTTGCCATGGAGAAGCCTGCCTCCACCAGCTCTGATGATGTCAGGGATGAAAAG GTGAAGGTGCTGAAGTGCATTGCCCCCATTACCATGTCAGATGTGGTGTTGGGGCAGTATGTGGGTGacccagagggagagggggatgccaAGCTGGGTTACCTTGATGACCCCACTGTCCCCAAAGGCTCCACCCAGGCCACCTTCACCACAGCTGTGCTCTACGTGCACAACGAGCGCTGGGATG GTGTTCCCTTCATCCTGCGTTGCGGCAAAGCCCTGAACGAGAGGAAAGCGGAAGTGCGGTTGCAGTTCACGGATGTTCCGGGGGACATCTTTGGAGCGCAGTGTCGTAGGAATGAGCTGGTGGTGCGTGTGCAGCCCAACGAGGCCGTCTACGCCAAGATGATGAGCAAGAAACCAGGAGTGTATTTCCATCCGGAGGAAACGGAGCTGGACCTCACCTACAAAAGCAGATATAAG GATGTGAAGTTGCCCGACGCCTACGAGCGTCTCATCCTGGACGTCTTCTGTGGCAGCCAGATGCACTTTGTCAGAAG TGATGAGCTGAGGGAAGCCTGGAGGATCTTTACGCCTCTCCTTCATCAGATCGAGAGCGAGAAGCCTCCCCCCACCCCCTACATATATGGAAG CCGGGGTCCAACAGAAGCAGATGAGCTTTCAAAGAGGGTTGGTTTCCACTATGAAGGAACATACAAATGGGTCAACCCCCACAGACTGTGA
- the LOC120061298 gene encoding glucose-6-phosphate 1-dehydrogenase-like isoform X2, which produces MAGRKLSAIPLSRSEVFGELRKELHDDKEFHQSDAHIFIIMGASGDLAKKKIYPTLWWLFRDGLLPEQTHFVGFARSDLTVDAIKTASMPYMKVADSEAERLSVFFSRNSYVSGKYTEESAFSNLHTHLLSLPGGGKANRLFYLALPPSVYHDVTKNIKHHCMSTKGWSRVIVEKPFGRDLQSSEELSTHLSSLFTEDQIYRIDHYLGKEMVQNLMVLRFGNRIFGPIWNRDSIACVVLTFKEPFGTQGRGGYFDDFGIIRDVMQNHLLQMLSLVAMEKPASTSSDDVRDEKVKVLKCIAPITMSDVVLGQYVGDPEGEGDAKLGYLDDPTVPKGSTQATFTTAVLYVHNERWDGVPFILRCGKALNERKAEVRLQFTDVPGDIFGAQCRRNELVVRVQPNEAVYAKMMSKKPGVYFHPEETELDLTYKSRYKDVKLPDAYERLILDVFCGSQMHFVRSDELREAWRIFTPLLHQIESEKPPPTPYIYGSRGPTEADELSKRVGFHYEGTYKWVNPHRL; this is translated from the exons ATGGCTGGAA GAAAATTGAGTGCCATTCCCCTATCTCGGTCCGAGGTGTTCGGAGAGCTGCGGAAGGAGCTGCATGATGACAAGGAGTTCCATCAGTCCGACGCTCACATTTTCATCATCATGGGAGCATCG GGGGATCTAGCCAAAAAGAAAATCTACCCAACTCTGTG GTGGTTGTTTAGAGATGGTCTCCTCCCTGAACAGACTCACTTTGTGGGCTTTGCCCGCTCTGACCTGACGGTGGATGCCATCAAAACTGCCTCCATGCCCTATATGAAG GTGGCAGACTCTGAGGCGGAGCGGTTGTCTGTGTTCTTCAGCCGTAACTCCTATGTCAGTGGGAAGTACACTGAGGAGAGTGCCTTCTCCAACCTCCACACCCACCTGTTGTCCCTGCCCGGGGGGGGCAAGGCCAACCGCCTCTTCTACCTCGCCCTGCCGCCCAGCGTCTACCACGATGTCACCAAGAACATCAAGCACCACTGCATGAGTACCAA gGGCTGGAGCAGAGTGATTGTGGAGAAGCCATTTGGTCGTGACCTGCAGAGCTCAGAGGAGCTGTCCACCCACCTCTCCTCCCTGTTCACTGAGGACCAGATCTACCGCATAGACCACTACCTGGGCAAGGAGATGGTGCAGAACCTCATGGTCCTCAG GTTTGGGAACCGGATATTTGGGCCCATCTGGAACAGGGACAGCATAGCTTGTGTGGTCCTCACCTTCAAAGAACCCTTCGGCACCCAGGGCCGGGGCGGCTACTTTGACGATTTTGGAATCATCCG GGATGTCATGCAGAACCACTTGCTCCAGATGCTCTCGCTGGTTGCCATGGAGAAGCCTGCCTCCACCAGCTCTGATGATGTCAGGGATGAAAAG GTGAAGGTGCTGAAGTGCATTGCCCCCATTACCATGTCAGATGTGGTGTTGGGGCAGTATGTGGGTGacccagagggagagggggatgccaAGCTGGGTTACCTTGATGACCCCACTGTCCCCAAAGGCTCCACCCAGGCCACCTTCACCACAGCTGTGCTCTACGTGCACAACGAGCGCTGGGATG GTGTTCCCTTCATCCTGCGTTGCGGCAAAGCCCTGAACGAGAGGAAAGCGGAAGTGCGGTTGCAGTTCACGGATGTTCCGGGGGACATCTTTGGAGCGCAGTGTCGTAGGAATGAGCTGGTGGTGCGTGTGCAGCCCAACGAGGCCGTCTACGCCAAGATGATGAGCAAGAAACCAGGAGTGTATTTCCATCCGGAGGAAACGGAGCTGGACCTCACCTACAAAAGCAGATATAAG GATGTGAAGTTGCCCGACGCCTACGAGCGTCTCATCCTGGACGTCTTCTGTGGCAGCCAGATGCACTTTGTCAGAAG TGATGAGCTGAGGGAAGCCTGGAGGATCTTTACGCCTCTCCTTCATCAGATCGAGAGCGAGAAGCCTCCCCCCACCCCCTACATATATGGAAG CCGGGGTCCAACAGAAGCAGATGAGCTTTCAAAGAGGGTTGGTTTCCACTATGAAGGAACATACAAATGGGTCAACCCCCACAGACTGTGA